The Bacteroidota bacterium region GCCGTTATAGTCGCCATAGTGGTTCACACTTGTGTGTCCCAACCCCCAGTCGCGATCTGCGCCATGCCAGCTTACACGTTGGTTTTTAAGCCATTGCGGTTTGCCTGTAAAATTTTCTTCCGCGTCGGGGCGTGGTACAACCACGTCCGCATAACGACCTTCATGGCGCGGCGCCGGCGTGAACGGCTCATGCACTGATTTATGTGACAGAAAAAGAAAGTATGGCTGATCGCTCCCAGCTTGCGCCTCAATAAATGCCATGCTCAAATCGGTGAGGATATCTGGTGTATATCCTTCATACTGCTCCAATGCACCGTTTATGTTCATCTCTGGGTCGTTGTATGGGCCCTGCCCTTTAAACGAAGCCCAATAGTCAAAACCTGGGCGCGGCATGTCATTCTTTCCACCCATATGCCATTTCCCCACAAAGCCGGTATGATACCCGCCTTTCTGTAACTCCTGCGGGAAGGTCGGTGTGCCAGCAAGAATCGGCGTTTCATTGTCGATAACCCGGTGCGTGTGCGCATATTGCCCGGTGACTATAGAGGCTCTGCTGGGTGAACAGAGCGACGTGGTCACGTACGCATGATCAAAATACAGGCTGCTCTCAGCCAGCTTATCGATGTTCGGCGTTTCCATCCACGGGTGTCCCCTGAAGCTGAGGAAATCGTGGCGCTGATCGTCAATCAGGATGAAGATGATATCTGGCTGATCTGATGGGGCCTGCGGTGCGGGGGTGCATTGGAGTCTTAAAACGCCAAGCAGTAAGAGGAAATAGGCCAGGATCTTTTGCATGAGGGCGCGCGGGCTAATTGGGATGGCAAGGTCCTAATCTTTGAAAAAAATTGCCCTTAAGCAAACATGCTATCTTACGACATCCGAGCAATCAATTTGTCCCCTGTTTAACGAACACCGAAACCTGGTACATCAGCTACGTATACTCGGGCAAACATCTTCCAACATCACCGACCCCGATTTTGCTATCCAAACAGTTTCCCTTCACGGTCCTCCTTGCGCTTGTATTTATGTGCCTGCTACAAGGCTGCATCCGACCAGATGCCTTTTACGGACTCTACCTCACAGAATGTGCTGCATGTCATGGCGATGGCTTTGAAGGCACCGGGCAGGGCCCTGCCCTCGCGAGCACCACGCCAACAGAAATGGGTACGCAAGCGGCGCTTGTTGAGGTCATCACTAACGGGGTGCCCGAAAAAGGGATGCCGGCTTTTGGCGAAACCCTCAGCGCCAATCAGATCAAACGACTGGCCATTCAGATTGCCGAAGTGCAGCTTGCCGGCGTAAAAGAAGGGGACTTTTATAATATCAAAGAGGCGTTTACGCTGCCAAAAGAACCGCTACAAACTGAACTGCACACCTTTCGCGTTGCACCCGTTGCAACCGGCCTTGACCCGCTACCTTATGCAATTGCCCCCTTGCCTGATGGTCGCATCCTCGTTACTGAAAAGAAGTATGGCCTCAGAATTGTCGCACCCGACGGGTCTCTATCACCGCTGCTTGAAGGCACACCCCAAACCTTCACAGATGTGTATGAAGATCCCACCCTGTTTATTCAATATGGCGGCGGCTGGTTGCTGGACCTAGCCCTGCATCCGGACTATGCGGAGAACGGTTGGGTTTACATGACCTACGGCGACCGTTGCACAGCGTGCAATGACGCAAGCCGCGCATCAGGTGAAGATGTCTCCATGCTCAAACTCATCCGCGGGCGCATGGCTGGCAATAAATGGGTAGATGAAGAGACGATCTGGCAGGCAGACTCCTCATCGTACACAATATCTCCCGATATTACCCTGGGTGGGCGGATTGCATTTGATGACGCCGGCCACCTCTATTTCACGGTGGGCATGAAAGGCTACAACAACCACTTCGGCATTCAAGACCTGGATCAGCCCGCTGGTAAAATTCACCGCATATATCTCGATGGGACTATACCTGAGGACAATCCTTTTGTTAGTCAGCCAGACGCCCTACCAAGTATCTGGTCTTACGGTCACCGCAGTCCACAAGGCCTCGAGTTTAACCCCCGTACTATGCAACTCTGGGGCACCGAGATGGGGCCACGTGGCGGAGATGAAGTGAACCTGATCCAGCCCGGCAAGAATTACGGCTGGCCGTTACATTCCCTTGGGCTAGATTATGACGGCACCCCGGTCTCGTATGGAGAGCAGTTGGGTATTGAGGTAGACATGGCAACAATCGAACTACCCAAATTAGACCTGACACCTTCGCCGGCTGTCTCCAGTTTCATCATCCATGATGGTAGCACCTTCCCCGAATGGAAAGACAATCTGATTGTCGGCTCATTAAAAGCCACTGAACTGTACCGGATGGTTGTCGAAGGCGATGAAATTGTACACAAAGAAACCATCATCAAAGGGTTCACACGAATCAGAGACATTGAGCACGGCCCAGATGGCACCATCTACCTGTTGCTGGAGCACGCAGATGGCGGTCAGATTGTGAAACTACAAAGAGACTAGACCGATCATCGCACAGCAGACGATCACTACAAAATGAAGGTATGCGTGTATTTCAGCAAAAAGGTCCTGCTCTCGGTTACAGGCAAGCGTGGGGCCTGCGGCTGGAATCTGTCGGTGTTTACGCCTTCGTTGTACACCAGCCAGAGGTCGTGCCCTTCACCAAAGTGGTAGCGCAACCGTGTGTTCAAACTGAGCCGGCCCGCGAGGCTATTGTACTGCACAAACGAAGCAGCAGAAAAGTGGGTATTGAGGGCCGCCCGGATTCTTACCCTCGGCAAATGCGCCGTAAATCGCTGGTCGCGATCGGGGAATCTGATTATATTTAACCCGTAACTCGCACCCAATTCGAGGTGTTTGGAGACATTCCATGCCAGCCCCGGCGAAAGAGAGGTTCGCCAGCCGTCATAAAAACTGCCACTTATCACTTCCGCCTCTGGTCTAAACTGCCACCCCTCAGGTGCGCCGGCCTCAAGCCACACGTCGTGAAACCAGTACGAACCAGTCGGCACTTCTACGTCTTCCGCCAGCGAAAAAGGGGAAAGCACATCTTCGTAGAAATGATCTGTTGAAATCAGGAACGTGGCGCCATTCTTCAACTCAAACCAGTAAAATGGATGCGCCCAAAACGACTCAACCGTGCCATCGCCATTTCTGAAATAGGCAGAGGTCCAGTTGCCAATCCAGTACCTGCGTAATGGCGAGGATGCGTCTTTAAAATTCTGATAGTTTACATCGGGCGAGACGTGGGTAAAGTCGGTTCTGCGGGTAAAGCCCATTCCCGGCAGGTAATCAGGACCAGACCAGGTCACGCCAAGATCGTAGCTTAGGCCTTCAATTTTGCGCCGCGTCCAATTGAACACTGCGCGGCTGGCATCCAGAAACTGGTAGTCATCGCTGTCAACGTGCGCCTCATCAAAACTCTGCACCCATTTCATGGTCAGGTACTCATCGCCGATGACCCGAATGATGCCATCGAGTCCCACTGCCACATTGTAGGTACCGTCTTCATCGAGCCGGCTGGTGACCATTCCTCCCACAGTTGAATAGGCGTTGAACGCTTGTTTACGGAGCCGCAATACGCCAAAGTTCTCCGTGGGCAAGCCATCCTGGCGGGCGGTTTGCATATTTAAAAAACCCACATCCCATGCATTAATTCGTCCAACCATTCGTGCGCCGCCCAATACGCGGACGGGCTCGCCATTGACGAGTCCAATCCGTCGGCTGTGAAACAGGCGGCTGCTTGCGCCACCGGTGTCAAAATCAAAAATGCCGGCGCGCTCTTGAAAGAACTGTCGTTTTTCAGGGAAAAAGAGGGAGAAGCGCGTAAGATTAATTTGCTGATCGTCCGCCTCCACCTGGGCAAAGTCTGTGTTGGCTGTTAAGTCGAGCGTAAGATTGGGCGTCAGATTGTACTTTAAGTCCAGGCCTATTTCGCGTGACGGATCACCATCCAATTCATAGGCTGAGCCGGCTTCATTCAGTTCAGCAAACTGATTCCCGCCGCCCAGTACATACGGCGAAACGTAAAGCGGATTCCGTCGCTCAATTCCTTCCAGAATCACATCTTGCATTTGGGAAGGCTTTCGATACCCGTTGTTGAATTCGGGAGAGATATCTGGAAAAAGGTGGCGTTCATTTGTGGTTGTCAGCCACCGATAAACAGACAGCCCAAATACAGCACGCCCATCTTCTACCTGGAAGCCCAGGCTTGTGAAAGGAATTCTGATTTCAGAAAACCATCCATCATCCGTGATGGTAGATGAAGCATCCCAGAAACTATTCCAGTCAAAATTCAGCCGCCCCTCTGCATCATTGGACACCGCACCGTCTGCTCGCAAGCCCAGCGGCGTTGTGTAAAACCACAGGGCTGACTCGTTATCGTTAAACGTATCAAGCAAGATCCCAAATGTATCATCGCCGCTCCATCCATCGCGATAAAGTGAGTTGGCGCGCATGTCCGACATGTCATTGACATAAAAGTGGCCGGCTGCATAGATGTAATTATCATCGTATGCCACACGGATTTCGGTACGCGTTGTTTTTTCACCGCGATAGGTGGGCGAATACGCAATTAAAGGAAAGGGTGTGATGCCTGCCCAGGCCGCCTCGTCGATCCGGCCATCAATTTTTAGCGGCCCCTCAATGCGCTGCAGATTAATAGGTGCTGCCTTGTCTGCAGATTGCAAAGCCTCGTAGTCAAAAGTACTAGTCTGTGCAAAGGCTGGTGATGCCCATGCGAAAAATCCTGCAAGGAGAAACAGTCGGGTCTTAAGCACGCCGTCTATTGTTTAACGTGTGGGTGATTGTTGTTTATACGTGGGTGTGGTGGTGACTGTGTGAATGCCTGTTGCCAATGTGCCCGGCAATCAACATCAAACTGCCGGTAACGGTTAACGCGATTTCAGCAAGTTCTCCCACAAACTCGCCAACGAGGATTGCGCTGCCAACCAACGTCAGGCCCGCTAGCAACATGACGACTACCCAACGCCGGGTTTGCCATGCTTTAGAGCGCCAGATCGCTAAGCCTGTAACTGGAATAAGGATCAATAGAAAAAGTGTATGTACCCATTCAGACACAAACCACGCCGTTGCACCGGCTAACAACACCGGCGTTGCGATGCAGTGCAACAGGCACAGGCTGGAGAAGAACATACCAGAGATGTCCCACCATCGCACCGTTTTTTTGAGTGTCATGGAGTTTTTAAGCGTCATGGAGCCAGTAAGCTTGAATTAAGTTATGTGCTATAAAACAGGAATTATCAATCGGCCTGACGGGCATCTTTGATCAAAAAGAAAACACCCATGGGGCCATCGGGCAGCAGTTCAAGCGTCCCTGCAACCTCAATGGGCTGCATGGTGTATTCAATCCCTTCGCCTTTAGAAACTTTCACTTCAATAAATTGCGATTGTGTGCCAGGCGCGCAGAACTGGCAGCCTTCCAGCGGCACCATGCTCAAGATGAAGTGTTTCTGTTTCATCGTGTTTTCCAGCGGCATCATAAAGCCATTAATCTGGATGTCTTTGCCGGCCAGCTTTTTTACCCCAGGCCCAAACTCCATCTCCCAGGTAGCTTTATTCTCGACAATTTTCAAATCTGCCAACTCATCCCAGGAAATCACTTTCTGGGCAATTGCCTGGGAAGGTGCAAGCATGATCACTAATGCAAGCAGCACAAGACGAGGTAAAATGTTAGATGTAGACATATAATACGCGGTAGATTTTCACTAGTAAGTTGTGCTGGAATCTTATATTATTTTTAGGTGAGACTATGGAAATGCGGTGGGGGAATCAAGGGAGTATCGAAGGG contains the following coding sequences:
- a CDS encoding sulfatase, with amino-acid sequence MQKILAYFLLLLGVLRLQCTPAPQAPSDQPDIIFILIDDQRHDFLSFRGHPWMETPNIDKLAESSLYFDHAYVTTSLCSPSRASIVTGQYAHTHRVIDNETPILAGTPTFPQELQKGGYHTGFVGKWHMGGKNDMPRPGFDYWASFKGQGPYNDPEMNINGALEQYEGYTPDILTDLSMAFIEAQAGSDQPYFLFLSHKSVHEPFTPAPRHEGRYADVVVPRPDAEENFTGKPQWLKNQRVSWHGADRDWGLGHTSVNHYGDYNGFFQRYSECMLGVDESIGKITDTLERLGQLEDTVIIYYSDNGYMMGEHGLIDKRVMYEESIRVPAFVHWPAKIGEPTINSEFILNVDLGPTMLDLAGLSAPETMHGASLVPLIEGDNTTWRDAFVYEYFIDPNAVQTPTTFGLRTRDYSYMTYHGVWDQYELYDMRTDPEQHNNLLGDITYGQGYGTFQRHVNRQDPDLHAIVGPLDSLLTAELDKVDGSRQPNWMGID
- a CDS encoding PQQ-dependent sugar dehydrogenase translates to MLSKQFPFTVLLALVFMCLLQGCIRPDAFYGLYLTECAACHGDGFEGTGQGPALASTTPTEMGTQAALVEVITNGVPEKGMPAFGETLSANQIKRLAIQIAEVQLAGVKEGDFYNIKEAFTLPKEPLQTELHTFRVAPVATGLDPLPYAIAPLPDGRILVTEKKYGLRIVAPDGSLSPLLEGTPQTFTDVYEDPTLFIQYGGGWLLDLALHPDYAENGWVYMTYGDRCTACNDASRASGEDVSMLKLIRGRMAGNKWVDEETIWQADSSSYTISPDITLGGRIAFDDAGHLYFTVGMKGYNNHFGIQDLDQPAGKIHRIYLDGTIPEDNPFVSQPDALPSIWSYGHRSPQGLEFNPRTMQLWGTEMGPRGGDEVNLIQPGKNYGWPLHSLGLDYDGTPVSYGEQLGIEVDMATIELPKLDLTPSPAVSSFIIHDGSTFPEWKDNLIVGSLKATELYRMVVEGDEIVHKETIIKGFTRIRDIEHGPDGTIYLLLEHADGGQIVKLQRD
- a CDS encoding DUF5916 domain-containing protein, which produces MLKTRLFLLAGFFAWASPAFAQTSTFDYEALQSADKAAPINLQRIEGPLKIDGRIDEAAWAGITPFPLIAYSPTYRGEKTTRTEIRVAYDDNYIYAAGHFYVNDMSDMRANSLYRDGWSGDDTFGILLDTFNDNESALWFYTTPLGLRADGAVSNDAEGRLNFDWNSFWDASSTITDDGWFSEIRIPFTSLGFQVEDGRAVFGLSVYRWLTTTNERHLFPDISPEFNNGYRKPSQMQDVILEGIERRNPLYVSPYVLGGGNQFAELNEAGSAYELDGDPSREIGLDLKYNLTPNLTLDLTANTDFAQVEADDQQINLTRFSLFFPEKRQFFQERAGIFDFDTGGASSRLFHSRRIGLVNGEPVRVLGGARMVGRINAWDVGFLNMQTARQDGLPTENFGVLRLRKQAFNAYSTVGGMVTSRLDEDGTYNVAVGLDGIIRVIGDEYLTMKWVQSFDEAHVDSDDYQFLDASRAVFNWTRRKIEGLSYDLGVTWSGPDYLPGMGFTRRTDFTHVSPDVNYQNFKDASSPLRRYWIGNWTSAYFRNGDGTVESFWAHPFYWFELKNGATFLISTDHFYEDVLSPFSLAEDVEVPTGSYWFHDVWLEAGAPEGWQFRPEAEVISGSFYDGWRTSLSPGLAWNVSKHLELGASYGLNIIRFPDRDQRFTAHLPRVRIRAALNTHFSAASFVQYNSLAGRLSLNTRLRYHFGEGHDLWLVYNEGVNTDRFQPQAPRLPVTESRTFLLKYTHTFIL
- a CDS encoding MerC domain-containing protein; amino-acid sequence: MTLKNSMTLKKTVRWWDISGMFFSSLCLLHCIATPVLLAGATAWFVSEWVHTLFLLILIPVTGLAIWRSKAWQTRRWVVVMLLAGLTLVGSAILVGEFVGELAEIALTVTGSLMLIAGHIGNRHSHSHHHTHV
- a CDS encoding DUF3299 domain-containing protein, with translation MSTSNILPRLVLLALVIMLAPSQAIAQKVISWDELADLKIVENKATWEMEFGPGVKKLAGKDIQINGFMMPLENTMKQKHFILSMVPLEGCQFCAPGTQSQFIEVKVSKGEGIEYTMQPIEVAGTLELLPDGPMGVFFLIKDARQAD